The sequence TGATCGAGGACACCCCGGCGCTGGGCGGCATGCCGCCGGCGGCACCCGGCGAACCGGACCCGACCGAGCCCGAACACGACCCCGGCTTCGACTGGCGGATGATCACTCCGATCCTGGACGCCTTCCGCGCGCCCTCGCCCGGCTTCGCGGACCTGCTGAAGCGTATCGACGCACCCACACTGCTGCTTTGGGGCGGCGCTGCCAGCCATGTCACCCGAGAGCACATCGACCTGATGGCAGGAGCCATCCCCGACTGCAGCGTCACCGAGATCCCGGTCGGCCACCGTATCCACAGCCTCGCCCCCAGCGAGTTCGCCGCCGAGGTCCTGCCTTTCCTGTGCGACGGCTGACCGCCGCACCAGCTGCCAGGATGCGCTGGCGTCGCTCACTTGGACGAGGGCGTCTATGGGCGGGCGTCGTGCTCCGCATCCTCCCGCGGGGAGGGCGCGGCGCTGCGGGTGCGGCGTAGCCGGGCGCGCAGCGCCTCGATGACGAGCTCGTCCGGGTCTTCCGGGTCAACCTCGTCCGGTCCGAACAGCACGGAGTGTCGTAGTCATGTCGGCAGCTCACACGAAGGACAGCTCCGCACGCCGGACGCCGCACCGGTGGCCGCGGCAACGCCTGTGGCTGTACGCGGGCGCGGGCGATCATGGTCTTCCCGTCCGCGTGGGACGAGTACCTGCTGGCCGGTCTGCTCTCCAACGGGAACCCGGAGGTCGCGCCGGTCACCGTGGCGATCGCCAACTTCGCCGGCTCCCAGCCGCACCAGGTCCCCTACACAGCGATCATGGCGGCCGGGGCGATCGTGACCGTCCCCCTGATGCTCACCGTGCTGGTGTTCCAGCGGCGCATCGTCGCCGGGCTCACCGCAGGCGCCTTCAAGTGACCGCGGCCCGGCGGCCGGGGTCGGCCTGCAAAGGCGGGCGTTTCCAGGGCTGGTGCGGCCACTGCGCTGATCACGGCTGGGGCGCCGGCTGCCGGGCTTTGCGGTGCACCACCAGGTCGAAGGACGCCGAGGTGGTCTCCTCTGGTGGGTAGGTGGCGGCTTTCCTCCGCTCGGGCGATGCTTCCAAGTAGGGAGGCCACATGCGGGCAGTCGTCTACGACAGGTACGGCTCGACGGATTCACTACGGGTGGAGGACGTCCCGACGCCGTCGCCGGCTCCGAAGCAGGTCCTCGTACGCGTGGTGGCGACGTCGATCAATCTGTCGGACTGGGAGACCTTGCGCGGCGCTCCGTTGTACTCGCGGATCGGTGGACTGCGGAGGCCGGCGCGCAGGACGCTCGGCTCGGACATCGCCGGGCGGGTGGAGGGCGTGGGCTCGGAGGTGTCCCGCTTCCGCGCGGGAGACGAGGTGTACGGCGACAACCTCGATCTGAAGGGTGGCTTCGCCGAGTTCGCGGTGGCGCCCGAGTCGGCCCTCGCCCACAAGCCGAAGCGTCTGACCTTCGCCGAGGCGTCGACGATTCCGCAGGCGGGCGCGATCGCGCTGCAGGGGACGGCCCCCGCCGGTGAGGGGCGCCGGATACTGATCAATGGGGCCGGCGGCGGCTCGGGATCGTTCGCGATCCAGTTGGCCAAACGCGCCGGCGCCCATGTGACCGGTGTCGACAACGCCGGCAAGCTCGACTTCATGCGGTCGCTGGGCGCCGACGAGGTGATCGACTACCGGAGGCGGGACTTCACCCGGACCGGCGAGCGGTACGACCTCGTGCTCGATCTCGTCGCCTCCCGCTCACCGCTCGCCTGCGGGCGTGCGTTGGCTCGCGGCGGCCGGTACTGGTGCGTGGGCGGCTCCGTGCCGGTCCTGCTCGGCATGGCGACGACCGGCTCGATCGCCGGCCGGCTCGCCGGGCGGAGAATGGGAGTTCTCGTGGTGCGTCCGGGCCCCGCGAGGTTCGGGCCGCTCGCCGACCTCTGCGTCGCCGGCGAGGTGGCCATCCATATCGACCGCACCTTCGCGCTCGACGACGTGCCCGAGGCGCTGCGCCACGTCGGCGAAGGACACGCCCACGGCAAGACCGTCGTGACGATCCCCTGACACAGGGACGGCCGAGACACGTTGTGGCCCGTGCCGCTCGGCTCGTCGGCCGAGTGAGCGGCACGGGCCGTTCTAGGCGGACGCCGTCGCCGGGTCGTCCAGGAGCGGGTGCGATTCGAGCCGCGCGAGCAGGCTTCGCAGCTCGCCGGTCTCCTCGTCGGGCAGCGGCTGGAGCGGTGCCCGAGGCCGGCCGGTGTCCCGGGACTGGATCTCCAGTCCGGCCTTGATCGTCCGGGGAAGGCCGTGGGCGACGATGAACTTCAGGAACGGCAGGAGTTCGGCCAGGACCATGTCGGCCCGCTCGTGCCGCTCGCCCGTCGCCGCGGCGTGCAGCTCCAGGCACCAGCGCGGGACCAGGCAGGGCGCTGCCGTGCACCACCCGGCGGCGCCGGACCGGAACGCCTCCAGCGCCAGCGGGTTGCTCCCGTTGTAGACCGACAGCGCACCGTCCGAGAGCTCGCGAATGGCGCGGAAGCGCGCGGCGTCGCCGGAGCTCTCCTTGACCATGGTGAGGTTGGGGATCCGCCGGGCGAGGGCGACCACCGACTCCGGGGTCAGGTCCGTGCCGCTCGTGCCGGGGTTGTTGTAGAGCATCATCGGCAGGTCGGTGGCCTCGGCCACCGTGGCGAAGTGCCGCATGAGCTCGGCCTCGGTCAGCTTCCAGTACACCAGCGGAAGCACCATGATCGCTGTGGCCCCGTGCCGGGCGGCCACGCGGGCCCGGCGGACCGTCGCGTCCGTGCTCCAGTGCGAGACGCCGACCAGCGTGGGGACGCGGCCCGCGACGGTCCGCAGCGTGGTCTCGCAGACGGCGTCCCACTCGCGCTCGCGGAGGTAGGCGGTCTCGCCGGTACTGCCCAGCGGGGCGATGCCGTGGCTCCCGGCGTCCACCAGCTCTTCGGTGAGCCGCCGCAGGGCGGCCAGGTCGACGTCGCCGGTGCCGCGGTCGAACGGGGTGACGGGGTAGGCGATGGCCCCGCTCAGGGGCGGGTTCGCCGTCACAGCCGCACCTCGCCCGTGACGCAGTCGGGGTGGTCGCGCAGGGCTCTGCGCGCGTAGTACGCGAAGTTGGCCTTGTTGCGCCGGTCCGTCGACGTCCAGTCGTGGGCCTCGCGGGCCAGGGCCGGGTCCAGGGGCTGGACGGTGCCCGCCGCCATGGCGAGGAGCTGCAGCCGCGCGGCGCGCTCGATGAGCATCGCCAGGGTGCACGCCTCCTCGATCGTGCCACCGGTGACGAGCTGCCCGTGATGCGCGAGCAGGATGGCGCGCTTGTCCCCCAGGGCTGCGGAGATGATCTCGCCCTCCTCGTTGCCGACGGGGATACCGGGCCAGTCCTTGAGGAAGGCGCAGTCGTCGTACAGCGGAGTGGTGTCCATCTGGGAGACCACGAGGGGGACTTCCAGCATCGCGAGCGCCGCGGTGTGCAGCGAGTGCGTGTGGATGATGCAGTTGACGTCCTCCCGGACCCGGTAGATCCAGGAGTGGAAACGGTTCGCGGGGTTGGGCATGCCCTCGCCCTCCAGTACCTGGAGGTCCTCGTCCACCAGCAGGAGGTTGTCCTCGGTGATCTCGTCGAAGCCGAGCCCCAGCCGCTGGGTGAGGTAGGTGCCCGGCTCCCGCCCGCGGGCACTGATCTGCCCGGCGAGGCCCGAGTCGTGCCCGCCGTCGAACGCGATCCGGCAGGTCAGGGCCAGCTTCTGCCGCGTGGTGAGCCCTGAGTCGCCGAAGTGGTCGCCCATCTGCCGCTGGGCGCGCTCGACGAGCACGTCCTTGGAGTCCTGCAGCGTCTTCGCCATGCCTCCTCCATCTCGGGGGCCGGTCCGTCCGGTCTCGGTGACCGCGGGCGACACCCGGGGAAACAAAGTTAACTTTAGGACACCTTGTGTCATGCGACAAGGAGCCGACGCGAGCGCGGTCCCTCCGGGAGGGACGCGCAGGGCTCACCTGGGCCCACCGGGGGACATACTGGGATTTCCGGCTGACAACGTGGCTGGGGGACGCGGGAAGGAAGAACTCAGTGATCAACCGGGTGCGCCGGCTGCGCAAGGAGCGGCTGATGACGCTGGAGGTACTGGCCGAGCGCTCCGGCGTCACGAAGAGCTATCTCTCCAAGGTCGAGCGCGGGCGGAGCATCCCGTCGATCGCCGTCTGCGTCTCGCTCGCCAAGGCCCTGGACGTCCCGCTCGACACGCTCTTCGCCGAGGCCACGGAACTGACCGAGGTCACCGTCACCCGGGCCGGAGAGCGGCCTCCGCTCACCTCGGGCGACGAGACCGCCTCCCGCTACGAAGGCATTGCGCTGGACGCCAGCGCCAAGCGAATGACGCCGTTCATGCTCTACCCGCCGCACGACACCGGTCCGCTTCCCTTCCGGGACCATCCGGGAGAGGAGTTCCTCTTCGTCCACCAGGGACGCGCCGAACTCATTCTCCCGTCCCAGACCATCGAACTCGATGCCGGAGACGCCGCCTATTTCAAGGCCACGACCCCCCACAAATGCCGCTCCCTGAGCAAGGATCGCGCCAGTCTCCTGCTCATGGTCTGCGACGACCGGGACGCAGATCAGATGCCTCATCCGCACCTCCCCTAGGGCCACGGCCGAGTTCCGGAACTGTGAAAGAGTGAGTCATGCCCTTGAGAACGCACGAGCTCAGGACTTCGATCGCCGTGTCCGACATACAGAAGGCGGCCGAGTTCTACGAAGGCAGGCTGGGCCTGCCGGTGCTGCATTCGGGCCCCAGCGCTCACATCACCGGGGGCAGCCGCGTCTACGGTTCTGGCGGTGGGCCGGCGCTGAACGTGTACCAGTCGGTCACCGCCGGGAAGACCCCGGCCACACTGGCGACGTGGTACGTCGACGACATCGACCAGATCGTGGACGAACTCACCTCGTCCGGCGTCGAGTTCGTCCGCTACGACCAGTACGAACACGATGCCAAGGGGATCACCGCTCGGGCCGGCGGCGGGCGTATCGCCTGGTTCCAGGACCCGGACGGCAACACCTTCGCCATCGAAGCCGACATCTGATTTCCTGTCGGGGATGCGGCGCCGCCGGTGCCAGGCATATCAGGGTATGCGCATGTCAGGATTCGACTGGGACATGCACGTATCAATGCCCTGGTTGTGTAGGGCGTGTCGGGGTTGAACAGGGCGTAGGAGTACGAACAACAGGGATTGTGACGTTCCCCCTCGTTCGCATAGTCGGCACCGAACAGCGCCTCGACGCCGACCGCCTCGTACGTCATGACAGTTCCTGTGATCGATGACCTCGGTCGATCGAGCATCGGATGCGCTGTGGCCCGACCTCGCACAACGCGCGTTCGCAGGCTGCTCAGCGCGGCCGGACTCCGTCGATGGCGATCGCCAGCAGGTGGTCCGCCTCGGAGGGGCCGTCGGCTTCGTGCTCGCTGGCCAGGGAGATGGCGCCGACGAGTTTCAGCAGATGGACGATGGTGATCTCAGGGCGCACGGCGTTGGCCGCCTGGGCGCGGGTGAGGAGTTGCGCGCCCGCGTTGACCACCATGTCGTGACAGGTGCCGCCGAGTGTCGGGTCGCCACCGTGGCGCGTCAGTGACGTGCTCAGTCCGCGGTTGGCCGCGGCGTGGACGCCGACGGCGCGGAGCCAGGTGAACAGCGCTTCTCCCGGATCGGCGGCGGTGACCAGGGCGTCGGCCTGGGCGCAGAGCGCCGCGACCCGGTCCTTGAAGACCGCTTCCAGGAGCGCCCACCGCGTGGGGAAGTGCCGGTGCAGGGTGGCCGAGCCGACTCCGGCCCGGCGGGCGATCTCCTCCAGGGACGCCTCGGCGCCGCGCTCGGCGATGAGGGCCTCCGCGGCGGCCACGATCCGGCCGACGTTGCGGCGGGCGTCGGCACGCATCTGCTGCCCGGGTGGCGTGTCGGCGTCGGCCATGAGCGGCTCCTGACTGCTTGCTAAACGGGGTGGCCCCCCATATCGTAGCGGCCACTAACTGGGGTGGCACCCCACTTGTGGGATGGGACGCCCTTCTGCGGCTTCACCTGAGGAGATGACAGTGGCACCGACGAACAAGACGGTCGCGGTGGTAGGAGCGACCGGGTTGCAGGGAGGGGCCGTGACACGTCACCTGCTGCGCGACGGCTGGCGGGTGCGGGCGCTCACTCGCGATCCGGACGCGGCCCCTGCCCGGGCGCTGGTGCGGGCCGGTGCGCAGATCGTGCGGGCACGGATGGAGGACGCCGGTTCCCTGGTCTCCGCGGCCGAGGGCGCATGGGGGCTGTTCAGCGTGCAGCCCACGGTCGGCTCACCGGGCACCGCACCGGACTTCACCACCGAGGACGAGGTGCGCTGGGGCGTGCACGTCGCCGAAGCCGCGCAGGCCGCCGACGTCGGACACCTGGTGTTCACCTCGGTCGCCGGCGCGGACCGTCATCTCAGCGAGAAGGTGCCGGTGAACCTGGTCGGCAAGTGGCGGATCGAGCAGCGCATCGCCGAGCTCGGCCTCCCTGCGACGATCCTGCGGCCGGTGTCCTTCATGGAGAACTTCACCGGCGGCTATGCGCTGCGGAACGGAACCCTGACCAGCGGAGTCGCACCGGACACCGTCCAGCAGCTCATCGCCGTCGACGACGTCGGCGCCATCGCCGCGGCGGCCTTCGCCGAGCCGCACGAGTGGATCGGCCGGGCGGTCTCCCTGGCCGCCGAGGAGCTCACCCCGGTCCAGGTCGCCGAGGCCATCGGAACGGCGCTCGGCATCCCGCTGCCGTACGTCCAGATCCCGCTCGAAACGATCCGGAACGTCAGCGAGGACTTCGCCTACGCCAACCAATGGCTCAACGAACTCGGCTACCGGACGGACATCGCCGCCACCCGGCGCATCCACCCCGCCGCGATGGACTTCGACACCTGGCTGGAACGCACCGGCGCGACCCAGATCGCCGCGTTCCTGAGTTCCGCGCGCACCGCCGACCAAGGCGCGTGAGCGAGTCATCGGAGTCGAGGATCGGCCGTCGCCGCAGATCAGATCATGCCCCCGTACATGGCGCAGCACGCCGTGGCGCCGCTCGTCGACGCGCAGAACACGGTCTCGCCGTCCTCACGTGGTGGCGGGCCGCTCGGCAGGCCCTAGCGGCCGACGCCGCAGCCACCGTCGCGCCGGTCATGAGCGCCGCCGCCGGGCGTCCCGCCCGTCCTGCGGTCCGCGTCAGGACGGCATCGCGGGAAAGCCCGAACGCCAGGTCGGGTACTGCGGCCGCCACCCGAGGGAACGGGCCCGGGTGTTGCGGGCACCGCGCTGCCAGCGGGCTCCGCCGGTCTCGGCGGGCGGCACAGGGACTCCGAGCACTTCGGCCAGGACCGGCAGCCAGTCCCGCCCCGCCGCAGGCTCGTCGTCGACGATGTTGACCACGCCGCTCGGCCAGTCCAGAGCGTCGACCGCCGCCCTCGCGGCATCCGCCGCATGCACGAAGGAGGTCACCGCGTCGTCGGCTCGAAGACCCCCGAGCAGCACGGCGGCCGGATCGTCGGCGGGAAGCCGTCCGGCGAGCTTGTCGGCGGCCATCCCGCCCGGCGAGTACCAGGTCCTCGGCCCGTAGAGGACGCCGTACCGCAGGACGACATACTCCTCCGACTCCGCGACCGCCTCCTCCAACGCGCGGACCCCGCCCACCAGGGTCGCTCTGGACGGGTCCGCCTCGTCGAGGCGGACGGTCTCGTCGGCCGGCCCGTCGCCGGGCTCGTACGCCCATGCGACCGACTGCGCGATGACGCGCTTGACGCCGGCCTTCCTGGCGGAGTCGACCAGATTGCGGGTGCCCTCCCGGCGAATACGGCCGTTGTCCGCGGGCGAGCCCCCGGCCAGGGCGGTCAACTGGTGGATCACCGTGTCCGGTGACGCGGACTCGAGGGCGCCGCGGAGCCCGTCGGCGTCGAACACGTCCACCTGGACCGGCACCGCCCCCTGAGCACGCAGCCTTCCAAGGCCCGCCTCGGTGCGGGCCGTCCCGGTGACCTGGTGCCCGCCATCGATCAGAAGGGGCACCAGGAGGGCACCGACGGCCCCGGTGGCACCGGCGACAAAGACATGCACAGCGAGATCCTTCCAATGACACGGAACAGCGCCGAGATGGCGGCCGCATGGGTACCGCCACCGTAGAAACGAACGCCTCCAATAAAATGGGCCATTCGACGAGCGAAGGATTGGACCACTTGGACCCGGCTGGAGATGCACGCGTCGAGCGGCCCGCCGGGCTGGAACTCCTGCTGGACGTGCCCGCTCGCGGCAGGCGCCGCCAGGCCGTCGAGGATGCCCTGCGGAGCGCCATCCGGGACGGGCGGCTCCCCACCGGGACGCGCCTGCCCTCCAGCAGGGACCTCGCCCTCCACCTCGGTCTGGCGCGGGGCACGGTGGCGGCGGCGTACGAGCAGCTCGTCGCCGAGGGGTGGCTCACCGCCCGCTCGGGGTCGGGCACCCGCGTCGCCGCCGGCGCTTCCACGCCCGCGACCGCCCGGCGGCCCTCCTCCACGTCGTCGCCGACGTCTCACGACCTGCGCCCCGGCCGCCCGGACACCCACACCTTCCCGCGTGCCGCCTGGTCCCGCGCGATGCGCCACGTGCTGCGCGAGGCACCCGCCGACACCTTCGGAGCAGGCGATCCGCGGGGGCGGATGGAGCTCCGCCGAACCCTCGCCGCCTACCTCGGGCGGGTGCGCGGTGTCCGCGTCGACCCGTCCCACCTGATCGTCTGTTCCGGGTTCACGCAGGCGGTGGGCCTGCTCACCGAGGTCTTCGCCCAGCTCGGGGTGAGGACGGTCGGCATGGAGGACCCGGCCGTCGGCGACCATGTTTCGATCGTCGCCTCCCGGCTGGACGTCGCGGATCTTCCCATCGACGCCGACGGGGTCTCCTCAAGCGCCCTGGTCGCCTCCGGCGCGCAGGCCCTGGTCTGCACGCCGGCGCACCAGTTTCCGCTGGGCATGAGCATGTCGCCCGCGCGCCGCGCCGAACTGCTCGCCTGGGCGGACGAGGGACTCGGCTGGATCGTCGAGGACGACTACGACGGTGAGTTCCGCTACGACCGGCGTCCCATCGGCGCGCTCCAGGCCCGCCGTCCGACCCGGGTCGTCTACGCGGGATCGACGAGCAAGAGCCTGGGACCCGGAGTGCGGCTCGGGTGGATCGCCTGCCCCCCGCATCTTCTCGATCCGCTCACCGAGGCCAAGCGCCGGGCGCGCGGAACCAGCCCGCTCGAACAGCTCGCGCTCGCCCGGATGATCGAGGCAGGCGACTACGACCGGCACCTGCGCACGGTCCGCCGCGAGTATCGGCGGCGCCGCGACCTGTTCGCCGAGGCCGTACGGTCGCGGCTGCCGGGCGCGCACCTCCTCGGAGTCCAGGCGGGCGTGCAGGCCATCCTCGAACTACCCGCGGGGGCACCGGACGAGATGACCGTGACCCGGGAACTGCGCGCCGCGTCGGTCGAGCTCCACCCTTTGAGCGCGTACCTGCGCTCGGCTCCCGTCCGGCCGCGCACCTCGTTGGTGGTCGGCTACGGCGCCCCCTCCGCGTCCAGATACGCGGCGGCGATCGAGGCACTCGTCACCTGCCTCGCGCGCCTTCATCGCTCCTGACCGATCGGCCCAATCTTCCGGGGCTCGAACGGCCCAATCGGATGGACCGTTCGGCGCCTAACCTCCGAGTATGCAGAGTTCACCGTCCAACACCGTCCTGACCGTCCTTCAGGAACAGCACCCCCATGTTCCCGAGGGGGCGTGCGCGTCGACCGTCCTCATCGAACTCCCGCCCGGCGACCCGGGCACCCCTCCGCACCGCCATGCCGGTCCCGTCTTCGGCTACATGCTCGAAGGGGAGATGATCTTCGAGTTGGAGGGCGAGCCCGAGCGGGTCGTCCGCGCGGGAGAGGCGTTCTGGGAGCCCGGCGGTGACGTGATCCACTACCAGGCCGCGAACAACCTCGCAGGCGAGTGGAGCCGCTTCGTCGTCGTGATGATGTGCATTCCGGGCCAGCCGATGCTCACGCTGGTGGACGAGGAGGAGTTGAAGCTCCGCCAGCACCGTCGCGCGCTCCGATGACCCACGGCGCAGTCGGGCCAGATCGAGGCCGATTGCCCTGATGGCGTAGTACGAAGCCGACCGTGGACCGCCCGAGGCCGCGCCGGGCGGTCAGATCAATGTCCGGCCTGACCTGCCCCGTGCACCCCTCGGAGACCACCTGAGCCAATCACGATCTCAGCGCACTGGAACAGGCGAAGCTGATCAAGGCCAAGGACATCAGCCGGCCCGAAACGATGCGGAACCCCAGAGCACCGCTCTGATATAACAGCCCCGGACTTTCAATCCGATGGTCGGGATTTCAGACTTCCGACAGTTGCTCACGTTCGCGCAGGAGGGTGTCTTTGACTGTTCCTCTAACGGACACCGCAGGTGCGGGCATCCGGAGCCGTCGGCCGCACCGTTCCGATGCGTGTCTGCGTTGGCGTTTCAAGGGGTGGCTCATCGGGCGGGCCGGTGCCGTTCACGCGGCAACCACAGGGCGAAGCTAGGCCGACGTGCTGTCTTTCGTCGTCTCGGCCCTCGTCTGCGCCGCGCTGGGGTTCGCCGGTGGCCTGCTCCTGCGGCCCATGGCCGATCGGATGTTCCATCGCCGTCCGTCGCTGCGTTCGTACCGTCGCGAGTTGACCGGTCCACGGCCAGGGCTGGCGTTCTACGTCATCCCGCCAGGCCTCGGCGACACCGACGAGATCGTGGCCGAGTTGACCGCGGGCCGGCGCCCCCGGCTCTGCCTGATCGGCCGGTTGTGCGGGCCGCTGCCGTACGACCGGGTCGCCGTGCCCGAGAAGGCTCTGCTGCGCGGTGCCCTGTGGGTGGCGCCGGGACTGCTGATGTTCGATCCGCGCGGTGACGCCGAGATGAGCGTCCTGGAGGCCCCGTACGGGGTGGAGACGAGCGAGCCGATGCTCACCGAAGCGGGCGATCCGGTCCTCACGCTCGATCTCGGCGACGGCGTGCTCGTCTTCGAACCCGCACCCGACACCGACCTCGAACACGCATGGAGCCGGATTCGCAGCGTCCTTGAGGACGACCAGCCCAGCGCGTAAGGGTGCCCGTAGACCTGGCGAGATCACGTCTCACCGGCTCGGCGCCGAGGCGGTCCCGGGGAGGGCGCTCGTTCAGCGGTCGGTGACGATGAGCAGGCGCGGGCTCTGGTTCAGGCGGCGGGCTCCGATGTCGGTGCAGACGACGACGTCCTCGATCCGCGCACCGTACAGTCCCGGAAGGTAGATGGCGGGCTGGACGGACATGGTCATGCCGGGCTCGATGACGGTCTGGTCCTCCGAGGTCAGGTAGGGCGGTTCGAACTGGTCGAGGCCGACCCCGTGGCCCGTCCGATGGACGAAGAACAGCCCGTACCCGCTGGCCGCGATGGCGGTGCGGCAAACCTCGTCGATCTCGGCGGCGGTGACGCCGGGGCGCACCGCCTCGCAGGCGGCGCTGTGGACGGCGAGCACGACGGAGTACATGGCCTCGAAGTCCTCTGGCGGCTCGGCCACGACGAACATCCGGGTGATGTCGGAGCAGTAGCCCTCGTGCCGTCCGCCGATGTTGACCAGGACCGCGTCGCCCGGGTTGATCACCCGTTCGGTGGGCCGGTGATACGGGGCGGCGGAGTGCTCCCCCGCCGCGACGGTGACGAGCGTGACCTCGTCGTGGCCGGTCTCCAGCAGCAGCAGGCGCAGCAGCCGCGCCATCTCTCGTTCGGTGGTGCCGGACCAGCGCAGTTCGGCGGCCATCGCCACGGCCCGGTCGGCGGCGATGGCCGCGCGTTCCATGGCCGCGATCTCGGCGTCGGACTTGCGCATCCGCAGTGGTGCGAGGAGCGGTTCGGCCGAGGCGAACAGAGTCTGGGGGCCGAGCCGCTCCTGGATGGACAGCAGTTCATGCGCGGGCATCTGGGGGTCT is a genomic window of Actinomadura citrea containing:
- a CDS encoding alpha/beta hydrolase, encoding MELAVRETGQGHPVVLLHGFISGAATWDGFAVELAARGMRVIAVEQRGHGESSRPGVYSLEALRDDVLGVLDRLGLERVDLVGHSMGGAVALLTAAHRPAAVRRLVIEDTPALGGMPPAAPGEPDPTEPEHDPGFDWRMITPILDAFRAPSPGFADLLKRIDAPTLLLWGGAASHVTREHIDLMAGAIPDCSVTEIPVGHRIHSLAPSEFAAEVLPFLCDG
- a CDS encoding NAD(P)-dependent alcohol dehydrogenase — encoded protein: MRAVVYDRYGSTDSLRVEDVPTPSPAPKQVLVRVVATSINLSDWETLRGAPLYSRIGGLRRPARRTLGSDIAGRVEGVGSEVSRFRAGDEVYGDNLDLKGGFAEFAVAPESALAHKPKRLTFAEASTIPQAGAIALQGTAPAGEGRRILINGAGGGSGSFAIQLAKRAGAHVTGVDNAGKLDFMRSLGADEVIDYRRRDFTRTGERYDLVLDLVASRSPLACGRALARGGRYWCVGGSVPVLLGMATTGSIAGRLAGRRMGVLVVRPGPARFGPLADLCVAGEVAIHIDRTFALDDVPEALRHVGEGHAHGKTVVTIP
- a CDS encoding dihydrodipicolinate synthase family protein codes for the protein MTANPPLSGAIAYPVTPFDRGTGDVDLAALRRLTEELVDAGSHGIAPLGSTGETAYLREREWDAVCETTLRTVAGRVPTLVGVSHWSTDATVRRARVAARHGATAIMVLPLVYWKLTEAELMRHFATVAEATDLPMMLYNNPGTSGTDLTPESVVALARRIPNLTMVKESSGDAARFRAIRELSDGALSVYNGSNPLALEAFRSGAAGWCTAAPCLVPRWCLELHAAATGERHERADMVLAELLPFLKFIVAHGLPRTIKAGLEIQSRDTGRPRAPLQPLPDEETGELRSLLARLESHPLLDDPATASA
- a CDS encoding aldolase: MAKTLQDSKDVLVERAQRQMGDHFGDSGLTTRQKLALTCRIAFDGGHDSGLAGQISARGREPGTYLTQRLGLGFDEITEDNLLLVDEDLQVLEGEGMPNPANRFHSWIYRVREDVNCIIHTHSLHTAALAMLEVPLVVSQMDTTPLYDDCAFLKDWPGIPVGNEEGEIISAALGDKRAILLAHHGQLVTGGTIEEACTLAMLIERAARLQLLAMAAGTVQPLDPALAREAHDWTSTDRRNKANFAYYARRALRDHPDCVTGEVRL
- a CDS encoding helix-turn-helix domain-containing protein, which encodes MINRVRRLRKERLMTLEVLAERSGVTKSYLSKVERGRSIPSIAVCVSLAKALDVPLDTLFAEATELTEVTVTRAGERPPLTSGDETASRYEGIALDASAKRMTPFMLYPPHDTGPLPFRDHPGEEFLFVHQGRAELILPSQTIELDAGDAAYFKATTPHKCRSLSKDRASLLLMVCDDRDADQMPHPHLP
- a CDS encoding VOC family protein; protein product: MPLRTHELRTSIAVSDIQKAAEFYEGRLGLPVLHSGPSAHITGGSRVYGSGGGPALNVYQSVTAGKTPATLATWYVDDIDQIVDELTSSGVEFVRYDQYEHDAKGITARAGGGRIAWFQDPDGNTFAIEADI
- a CDS encoding TetR/AcrR family transcriptional regulator — translated: MADADTPPGQQMRADARRNVGRIVAAAEALIAERGAEASLEEIARRAGVGSATLHRHFPTRWALLEAVFKDRVAALCAQADALVTAADPGEALFTWLRAVGVHAAANRGLSTSLTRHGGDPTLGGTCHDMVVNAGAQLLTRAQAANAVRPEITIVHLLKLVGAISLASEHEADGPSEADHLLAIAIDGVRPR
- a CDS encoding NmrA/HSCARG family protein, with the protein product MTVAPTNKTVAVVGATGLQGGAVTRHLLRDGWRVRALTRDPDAAPARALVRAGAQIVRARMEDAGSLVSAAEGAWGLFSVQPTVGSPGTAPDFTTEDEVRWGVHVAEAAQAADVGHLVFTSVAGADRHLSEKVPVNLVGKWRIEQRIAELGLPATILRPVSFMENFTGGYALRNGTLTSGVAPDTVQQLIAVDDVGAIAAAAFAEPHEWIGRAVSLAAEELTPVQVAEAIGTALGIPLPYVQIPLETIRNVSEDFAYANQWLNELGYRTDIAATRRIHPAAMDFDTWLERTGATQIAAFLSSARTADQGA
- a CDS encoding NAD-dependent epimerase/dehydratase family protein codes for the protein MHVFVAGATGAVGALLVPLLIDGGHQVTGTARTEAGLGRLRAQGAVPVQVDVFDADGLRGALESASPDTVIHQLTALAGGSPADNGRIRREGTRNLVDSARKAGVKRVIAQSVAWAYEPGDGPADETVRLDEADPSRATLVGGVRALEEAVAESEEYVVLRYGVLYGPRTWYSPGGMAADKLAGRLPADDPAAVLLGGLRADDAVTSFVHAADAARAAVDALDWPSGVVNIVDDEPAAGRDWLPVLAEVLGVPVPPAETGGARWQRGARNTRARSLGWRPQYPTWRSGFPAMPS
- a CDS encoding PLP-dependent aminotransferase family protein → MDPAGDARVERPAGLELLLDVPARGRRRQAVEDALRSAIRDGRLPTGTRLPSSRDLALHLGLARGTVAAAYEQLVAEGWLTARSGSGTRVAAGASTPATARRPSSTSSPTSHDLRPGRPDTHTFPRAAWSRAMRHVLREAPADTFGAGDPRGRMELRRTLAAYLGRVRGVRVDPSHLIVCSGFTQAVGLLTEVFAQLGVRTVGMEDPAVGDHVSIVASRLDVADLPIDADGVSSSALVASGAQALVCTPAHQFPLGMSMSPARRAELLAWADEGLGWIVEDDYDGEFRYDRRPIGALQARRPTRVVYAGSTSKSLGPGVRLGWIACPPHLLDPLTEAKRRARGTSPLEQLALARMIEAGDYDRHLRTVRREYRRRRDLFAEAVRSRLPGAHLLGVQAGVQAILELPAGAPDEMTVTRELRAASVELHPLSAYLRSAPVRPRTSLVVGYGAPSASRYAAAIEALVTCLARLHRS
- a CDS encoding cupin domain-containing protein — protein: MQSSPSNTVLTVLQEQHPHVPEGACASTVLIELPPGDPGTPPHRHAGPVFGYMLEGEMIFELEGEPERVVRAGEAFWEPGGDVIHYQAANNLAGEWSRFVVVMMCIPGQPMLTLVDEEELKLRQHRRALR
- a CDS encoding M24 family metallopeptidase; translation: MSHDRMERVRARMIEHEVDVLVLRPSSNLRYLADSARHGFLVITPDGPPAHVPDASSLIPVGARVAIDPQMPAHELLSIQERLGPQTLFASAEPLLAPLRMRKSDAEIAAMERAAIAADRAVAMAAELRWSGTTEREMARLLRLLLLETGHDEVTLVTVAAGEHSAAPYHRPTERVINPGDAVLVNIGGRHEGYCSDITRMFVVAEPPEDFEAMYSVVLAVHSAACEAVRPGVTAAEIDEVCRTAIAASGYGLFFVHRTGHGVGLDQFEPPYLTSEDQTVIEPGMTMSVQPAIYLPGLYGARIEDVVVCTDIGARRLNQSPRLLIVTDR